The following are encoded in a window of bacterium SCSIO 12643 genomic DNA:
- the dnaA gene encoding chromosomal replication initiator protein DnaA, giving the protein MGKIYEDVWSKCLDIIRDNVSPQSFKTWFEPIKAVNLKGDTLTIQVPSPFFYEWLEEHYITLLKKTIKKELGPRGTLDYSIIMENSVSSSKKPTQVTVPASNRSAARNPAISVPMEIGARGIKNPFIIPGLKKVVVDSQLNHNLSFENYVEGECNRLARSAGFAVANKPGGTSFNPLFIYGGVGLGKTHLAQAIGLEIKHNHPEKTVLYVSSEKFTQQFIESVRNNTHNDFIHFYQMIDVLIIDDVQFFAGKEKTQDVFFHIFNHLHQSGKQLVLTADKPPIEMQGVEQRLLSRFKWGLNADLQSPDLETRIAILQKKMYTEGIELPKEVVEYLAYSINTNVRELEGALISLIAQSSLNKKSITLDLAKQMIDKFVKNTAREVSIEYIQKVVCDYFNLPMELLKSKTRKREVVQARQIAMFFSKQMTKASLASIGAHTGGKDHATVLHACKTVNNLIDTDKRFRGYIDDLQKKITLQ; this is encoded by the coding sequence ATGGGCAAAATTTATGAAGACGTTTGGAGCAAGTGTTTAGACATTATTCGGGACAACGTAAGTCCTCAAAGTTTTAAAACTTGGTTTGAACCTATTAAAGCGGTTAACTTAAAAGGCGACACATTAACAATTCAAGTTCCTAGTCCCTTTTTCTATGAGTGGCTGGAGGAGCATTATATTACTTTATTAAAGAAGACCATTAAAAAGGAGTTAGGTCCTCGTGGTACTTTAGATTATAGTATTATAATGGAGAACTCTGTGTCTTCCAGTAAGAAGCCAACTCAGGTAACCGTTCCTGCCAGTAACAGGTCAGCTGCACGCAATCCAGCGATCTCAGTTCCTATGGAAATAGGCGCACGTGGAATAAAAAATCCGTTTATTATTCCAGGTTTGAAAAAAGTAGTTGTGGATTCTCAATTAAATCACAATCTTTCTTTTGAGAATTACGTGGAAGGCGAGTGTAACCGTTTAGCACGTTCTGCAGGTTTTGCTGTAGCAAATAAACCGGGAGGAACTTCATTCAATCCATTATTTATATATGGTGGTGTTGGATTAGGTAAAACGCACCTGGCGCAGGCTATTGGTTTGGAGATTAAACACAATCATCCTGAAAAAACTGTACTGTATGTTTCTTCTGAGAAATTTACACAACAGTTTATCGAATCTGTAAGAAACAATACACACAATGATTTCATCCACTTCTATCAAATGATTGATGTGTTAATCATTGATGATGTACAGTTCTTTGCTGGTAAGGAAAAAACACAGGATGTATTCTTCCATATCTTCAACCACTTGCACCAATCAGGTAAACAATTGGTATTAACAGCGGATAAACCACCAATTGAAATGCAAGGTGTAGAGCAACGTTTATTATCTCGTTTTAAATGGGGATTAAATGCGGATTTACAATCTCCGGATTTAGAAACACGTATCGCAATTCTTCAAAAGAAAATGTATACCGAAGGTATTGAATTGCCAAAAGAAGTTGTGGAATACCTGGCTTACTCTATCAACACGAATGTTCGTGAGTTGGAAGGTGCTTTGATTTCTTTGATTGCGCAGTCTTCATTGAACAAAAAGTCAATCACATTAGATTTAGCTAAGCAAATGATTGACAAATTTGTGAAGAATACGGCACGTGAGGTTTCTATTGAGTATATCCAAAAAGTAGTTTGTGATTATTTCAATCTACCAATGGAATTATTGAAATCTAAAACCAGAAAACGTGAAGTTGTTCAGGCAAGACAAATTGCCATGTTCTTCTCTAAACAAATGACTAAAGCTTCTTTAGCAAGTATTGGAGCACATACCGGAGGAAAAGATCACGCAACAGTATTACATGCTTGTAAAACAGTAAACAACCTGATTGATACGGATAAACGTTTTAGAGGTTATATTGATGACTTACAAAAGAAAATTACTTTACAGTAA